From one Dysidea avara chromosome 9, odDysAvar1.4, whole genome shotgun sequence genomic stretch:
- the LOC136266636 gene encoding tRNA wybutosine-synthesizing protein 3 homolog isoform X3: MDDAGASGGDKSSSSSALFQLRKEQILRQVDLSRKGSIDNYIVSLVECINTNPNYVTTSSCSGRIVIYCEGGQKKKGCQWLLVNHKQVTPDEVVSCLSQELPVGYVIFKFEPFVLHVLCATLEAASDMHQLAVMSGFRNSGISISKKNKIMLAVRSTLVLEVPIAVGGKLMVDHKVGYDLYHDDDDDYVPVSSG, translated from the exons ATGGATGATGCGGGGGCGAGTGGCGGAGACAAGTCGTCCAGTAGCTCTGCTTTATTTCAACTTCGTAAGGAGCAGATATTACGTCAAGTGGACCTCAGCAGGAAAGGCTCCATTGACAATTACATAGTGTCATTGGTGGAGTGCATTAATACGAATCCGAATTACGTCACTACCAGTTCTTGCTCAGGACGAATAGTGATATATTGCGAG GGTGGGCAGAAGAAGAAAGGGTGTCAATGGTTACTGGTTAATCATAAACAAGTTACACCAGATGAAGTG GTTAGTTGCTTGTCACAAGAATTACCAGTTGGATATGTCATCTTCAAGTTTGAACCATTTGTTCTTCATGTGTTGTGTGCTACCCTTGAGGCCGCCTCTGACATG CACCAGTTAGCAGTGATGTCCGGCTTCAGGAATTCTGGAATTAGCATCAGCAAGAAGAATAAAATTATGTTG GCTGTCAGGAGCACGTTAGTGTTGGAGGTACCGATTGCTGTTGGTGGGAAGCTGATGGTTGATCATAAGGTAGGGTATGACCTTtatcatgatgatgatgatgattatg TACCTGTCTCATCTGGTTGA
- the LOC136266636 gene encoding tRNA wybutosine-synthesizing protein 3 homolog isoform X2, which translates to MDDAGASGGDKSSSSSALFQLRKEQILRQVDLSRKGSIDNYIVSLVECINTNPNYVTTSSCSGRIVIYCEKKKGCQWLLVNHKQVTPDEVVSCLSQELPVGYVIFKFEPFVLHVLCATLEAASDMHQLAVMSGFRNSGISISKKNKIMLAVRSTLVLEVPIAVGGKLMVDHKYLSHLVEVANDKMVDNNNRIDRFYDLVKPRGAYISPVTKSKPSGDLPGDFPVVDDELHDNSVCRIENDKS; encoded by the exons ATGGATGATGCGGGGGCGAGTGGCGGAGACAAGTCGTCCAGTAGCTCTGCTTTATTTCAACTTCGTAAGGAGCAGATATTACGTCAAGTGGACCTCAGCAGGAAAGGCTCCATTGACAATTACATAGTGTCATTGGTGGAGTGCATTAATACGAATCCGAATTACGTCACTACCAGTTCTTGCTCAGGACGAATAGTGATATATTGCGAG AAGAAGAAAGGGTGTCAATGGTTACTGGTTAATCATAAACAAGTTACACCAGATGAAGTG GTTAGTTGCTTGTCACAAGAATTACCAGTTGGATATGTCATCTTCAAGTTTGAACCATTTGTTCTTCATGTGTTGTGTGCTACCCTTGAGGCCGCCTCTGACATG CACCAGTTAGCAGTGATGTCCGGCTTCAGGAATTCTGGAATTAGCATCAGCAAGAAGAATAAAATTATGTTG GCTGTCAGGAGCACGTTAGTGTTGGAGGTACCGATTGCTGTTGGTGGGAAGCTGATGGTTGATCATAAG TACCTGTCTCATCTGGTTGAGGTTGCTAATGACAAAATGGTGGATAACAACAACAGGATTGATAG GTTTTATGATCTAGTAAAGCCGAGAGGAGCCTATATATCTCCAGTGACCAAAAGTAAACCATCTGGGGATCTACCAGGGGATTTCCCTGTAGTTGATGATGAACTTCATGACAACAGTGTTTGTAGAATTGAAAATGATAAGAGTTGA
- the LOC136266636 gene encoding tRNA wybutosine-synthesizing protein 3 homolog isoform X1: protein MDDAGASGGDKSSSSSALFQLRKEQILRQVDLSRKGSIDNYIVSLVECINTNPNYVTTSSCSGRIVIYCEGGQKKKGCQWLLVNHKQVTPDEVVSCLSQELPVGYVIFKFEPFVLHVLCATLEAASDMHQLAVMSGFRNSGISISKKNKIMLAVRSTLVLEVPIAVGGKLMVDHKYLSHLVEVANDKMVDNNNRIDRFYDLVKPRGAYISPVTKSKPSGDLPGDFPVVDDELHDNSVCRIENDKS from the exons ATGGATGATGCGGGGGCGAGTGGCGGAGACAAGTCGTCCAGTAGCTCTGCTTTATTTCAACTTCGTAAGGAGCAGATATTACGTCAAGTGGACCTCAGCAGGAAAGGCTCCATTGACAATTACATAGTGTCATTGGTGGAGTGCATTAATACGAATCCGAATTACGTCACTACCAGTTCTTGCTCAGGACGAATAGTGATATATTGCGAG GGTGGGCAGAAGAAGAAAGGGTGTCAATGGTTACTGGTTAATCATAAACAAGTTACACCAGATGAAGTG GTTAGTTGCTTGTCACAAGAATTACCAGTTGGATATGTCATCTTCAAGTTTGAACCATTTGTTCTTCATGTGTTGTGTGCTACCCTTGAGGCCGCCTCTGACATG CACCAGTTAGCAGTGATGTCCGGCTTCAGGAATTCTGGAATTAGCATCAGCAAGAAGAATAAAATTATGTTG GCTGTCAGGAGCACGTTAGTGTTGGAGGTACCGATTGCTGTTGGTGGGAAGCTGATGGTTGATCATAAG TACCTGTCTCATCTGGTTGAGGTTGCTAATGACAAAATGGTGGATAACAACAACAGGATTGATAG GTTTTATGATCTAGTAAAGCCGAGAGGAGCCTATATATCTCCAGTGACCAAAAGTAAACCATCTGGGGATCTACCAGGGGATTTCCCTGTAGTTGATGATGAACTTCATGACAACAGTGTTTGTAGAATTGAAAATGATAAGAGTTGA